A genomic region of Anaerolineales bacterium contains the following coding sequences:
- the wecB gene encoding UDP-N-acetylglucosamine 2-epimerase (non-hydrolyzing), with amino-acid sequence MNKQLALVVGARPNFMKAAPLMAVVQAKGRLTARLIHTGQHFDANMSDVFFTQLQMAEPDLYLDIHGGSVNEQVARTILALDAEFTANRPDMVVVFGDVNSTLAASIAANKLAIPLAHVEAGLRSFDREMPEEHNRIVADVLADYLFTPSPDADENLAAAGIPAERIYRVGNIMVDSLLRFKPAAEQLAAWEAHALAPGQYGVVTLHRPSNVDEQAALSGIVQALVEIQRSVQLIFPVHPRTRARMAEWGLLDALQASGVRLLGPVGYLEFVSLMTQAQFILTDSGGIQEESTVLGVPCLTARENTERPITLQMGGNRLVGNSPEGILAGYRALSGQKTPPQQPDLWDGRTAERIEAILFEKLS; translated from the coding sequence ATGAACAAGCAATTGGCCTTGGTGGTGGGGGCACGCCCCAACTTTATGAAGGCCGCGCCGCTGATGGCAGTCGTGCAGGCCAAAGGGCGTTTGACGGCGCGCTTGATCCATACCGGCCAACACTTTGACGCCAACATGTCAGATGTGTTCTTCACGCAGCTGCAGATGGCCGAGCCTGACTTGTATCTGGATATTCACGGTGGCAGCGTCAATGAGCAAGTAGCGCGCACCATTCTGGCCTTAGATGCTGAATTCACTGCCAACCGCCCCGATATGGTCGTGGTGTTTGGCGATGTGAACTCCACCTTGGCCGCTTCCATCGCAGCCAACAAGCTCGCTATTCCCTTGGCGCATGTGGAAGCGGGTCTGCGCAGCTTTGACCGCGAGATGCCGGAGGAGCACAATCGCATTGTGGCGGATGTGCTGGCGGATTATTTGTTCACCCCTTCGCCGGATGCGGACGAGAATTTGGCTGCCGCGGGTATCCCTGCTGAGCGCATTTACCGCGTAGGCAACATCATGGTGGATAGCTTGCTGCGCTTCAAGCCCGCCGCCGAGCAGTTGGCGGCTTGGGAAGCGCATGCCCTAGCCCCCGGCCAGTATGGCGTGGTGACGCTGCACCGCCCCTCCAACGTAGACGAGCAAGCCGCGCTCAGTGGCATCGTGCAGGCGCTGGTGGAGATCCAGCGCAGCGTACAGCTCATCTTCCCCGTGCACCCGCGCACGCGCGCCCGCATGGCGGAGTGGGGCTTGCTGGATGCGCTGCAGGCCAGCGGTGTTCGCCTGCTGGGGCCGGTGGGCTATTTGGAGTTTGTGAGCCTGATGACGCAAGCGCAATTCATCCTCACCGATTCGGGCGGCATCCAAGAAGAGAGCACCGTGCTGGGTGTGCCGTGTCTCACGGCGCGTGAGAACACCGAGCGCCCGATCACCTTGCAGATGGGCGGTAACCGCCTGGTAGGGAACAGCCCTGAGGGCATCCTGGCTGGCTACCGCGCCCTGAGCGGCCAAAAGACGCCGCCGCAACAGCCTGACCTGTGGGATGGGCGCACCGCCGAGCGTATCGAAGCCATTTTGTTCGAAAAATTGAGCTGA
- a CDS encoding iron ABC transporter permease, protein MKAFIRRHPFLITSLLLASAFILSVALGSVLIPPLHILNSLLGFESLQSTFATILYEIRLPHAVLVLLTGAALAASGTAYQGLFRNPLADPYLIGVASGAGLGAITMMAHDWPKDWLGFYSVPAAAFAGALLTVAVVYWVARLGKTLPVTTLILAGVAVSTFATSLSSFLMLQSESELRRAIAWLLGGATLSGWQPVLAMLPYVVVGVVVLLLSGHQLNVLQTGEEQAEQLGLPVERLKLLLIVAASLAAAAAVAFSGMIGFIGLVIPHTLRLIWGGDHRRLLPLSLLGGGAALLLSDAVARTVLSPQVVPVGIVTALVGVPFFLWLLRRAKAQLYW, encoded by the coding sequence ATGAAAGCTTTTATCCGCCGCCACCCCTTCCTGATCACCAGCTTGCTGCTAGCTAGCGCGTTCATCCTCAGCGTAGCGCTTGGCTCGGTACTCATCCCGCCGCTGCACATCCTCAACTCCTTGCTGGGCTTTGAAAGCCTGCAAAGCACCTTTGCTACCATCCTGTACGAGATCCGTTTGCCGCATGCCGTGCTGGTACTGCTGACCGGCGCGGCGTTAGCCGCCAGTGGCACCGCCTACCAGGGCCTGTTCCGCAACCCGCTGGCCGATCCGTACTTGATCGGCGTGGCCTCCGGCGCCGGGCTGGGCGCCATTACCATGATGGCGCACGATTGGCCCAAGGATTGGCTGGGCTTCTACAGCGTGCCCGCGGCGGCCTTTGCCGGCGCGCTGCTAACGGTAGCCGTCGTCTATTGGGTGGCCCGCCTGGGCAAGACCCTGCCAGTCACTACGTTGATCCTGGCTGGTGTGGCGGTAAGCACTTTTGCCACTTCATTGAGCTCATTCCTGATGTTGCAATCCGAAAGCGAGCTGCGCCGGGCGATCGCCTGGCTGCTCGGTGGGGCAACCTTGAGCGGTTGGCAACCCGTGCTGGCGATGCTGCCCTATGTGGTGGTGGGCGTGGTGGTGCTACTGCTCTCCGGGCACCAACTCAACGTGTTGCAAACCGGCGAAGAGCAGGCCGAGCAGCTCGGCTTGCCCGTGGAACGCTTGAAGCTACTCCTGATCGTGGCCGCCTCGCTGGCGGCTGCCGCGGCGGTGGCCTTTTCGGGGATGATCGGCTTCATCGGCCTGGTGATCCCGCATACTCTGCGCCTGATCTGGGGCGGTGACCATCGCCGCCTGTTGCCGCTCTCCTTATTGGGCGGCGGCGCAGCGCTGCTGCTTTCCGATGCCGTGGCGCGCACCGTGCTTTCTCCGCAAGTGGTGCCCGTGGGCATCGTCACCGCGTTGGTAGGGGTGCCCTTCTTTTTATGGCTGCTGCGCCGCGCCAAGGCGCAGTTGTATTGGTGA
- a CDS encoding heme ABC transporter ATP-binding protein: protein MLSIHDLHLAYGPHTVLQGLNLSLAPGEILGLIGPNGAGKSSLIRALSGVHKPQQGKIQINREDLADLSAAQRARWISVVPQSTQLPPAFTVYECVALGRTPHLNWLGQLGRRDREKVAWALETTEMAALQDRRAGELSGGEQQRVLLARALAQDCPIVLLDEPTAHLDLHHQVAILSVVRQLAQQRQLAVVAALHDLNLAAMFAQRLALLHQGRLQAIGTPHEVLTEARLAAAYGVGTRILTTPQDGRPWVILQDS from the coding sequence ATGCTGAGCATCCACGATCTGCATCTGGCGTATGGCCCGCACACTGTCTTGCAGGGGCTCAATCTCTCGTTGGCCCCCGGCGAGATCCTCGGCTTGATCGGGCCGAATGGCGCCGGCAAGAGCAGCTTGATCCGCGCCCTGAGCGGAGTGCACAAGCCACAGCAAGGAAAGATCCAAATCAACCGGGAAGACCTTGCTGATCTGTCCGCCGCCCAACGGGCACGCTGGATCAGTGTGGTGCCGCAATCCACACAATTGCCCCCGGCGTTTACCGTCTACGAATGTGTGGCGCTCGGGCGCACCCCGCACCTGAACTGGCTGGGCCAGCTCGGCCGGCGCGATCGCGAGAAAGTGGCCTGGGCGCTGGAGACCACCGAGATGGCTGCGCTGCAAGACCGCCGCGCCGGTGAACTCTCCGGCGGTGAACAGCAGCGCGTGCTGCTGGCGCGCGCCCTGGCACAGGATTGTCCGATCGTGCTGCTGGATGAGCCCACCGCCCACCTGGACTTGCACCATCAAGTGGCCATTCTGAGCGTGGTGCGCCAACTGGCTCAGCAGCGCCAATTGGCGGTGGTGGCCGCGCTGCACGATCTCAACCTGGCCGCCATGTTCGCCCAGCGGCTGGCCTTGCTGCACCAGGGGCGCCTGCAAGCCATCGGCACCCCGCACGAAGTGCTGACTGAAGCACGCCTGGCCGCAGCCTACGGCGTGGGCACCCGCATCCTCACCACACCGCAGGATGGGCGGCCCTGGGTGATCCTGCAAGACAGCTAA
- a CDS encoding acylneuraminate cytidylyltransferase family protein, which yields MSKPNVYAFIPARGGSKGIPRKNLADLAGKPLVAHTIAHAKASQWIDRVFVNSEDEEIRTVAAHYGADVISRPEEFFHDNSVQEVDRLLQWTIGELERQGHRIDIGVLLYSTSPLRQVETIDKAVSMVAEGGYDSVLSLFEDTTYLWRIDGETAAPTNYDPKTRGPRQKEHWNQWGENKAVYAFRRDLLMNTGCRLGGTIGYVEMPKWRSVDVDKPEDLELVRKLFEVRGLE from the coding sequence ATGAGCAAGCCCAACGTGTACGCCTTCATCCCGGCGCGCGGCGGTTCTAAGGGTATCCCACGCAAAAATTTGGCAGACTTAGCCGGAAAACCGCTGGTGGCACACACAATTGCGCATGCAAAGGCCAGCCAGTGGATTGACCGCGTCTTCGTGAATAGTGAAGACGAAGAAATTCGCACTGTGGCGGCCCACTATGGCGCCGATGTGATCAGCCGCCCTGAGGAGTTCTTTCACGACAACAGCGTGCAGGAGGTTGACCGCCTGCTGCAATGGACGATTGGCGAGCTGGAGCGCCAGGGCCACCGCATTGATATTGGCGTGTTGCTCTACTCCACCTCGCCACTGCGCCAAGTAGAGACGATTGACAAGGCCGTCAGCATGGTGGCCGAAGGCGGCTACGACTCGGTGCTCTCGCTGTTTGAGGACACCACCTATCTGTGGCGCATAGATGGCGAGACTGCTGCACCCACCAACTACGACCCCAAAACGCGCGGGCCGCGCCAAAAGGAACACTGGAACCAGTGGGGCGAGAACAAAGCCGTATATGCCTTCCGGCGTGATTTGCTAATGAACACGGGCTGCCGCCTGGGCGGCACGATTGGCTATGTGGAGATGCCCAAGTGGCGCTCGGTAGATGTCGACAAGCCGGAGGATTTGGAGCTGGTACGTAAACTGTTTGAAGTGCGAGGCTTGGAATGA
- a CDS encoding ABC transporter substrate-binding protein → MKKRILSSLLLVALLAACAPAAAAVTEAPAAVVAATEAPAVIDTSINLVDDLGREVSLAAPAARIVSLAPSNTELLFAVGAGEQVVGRDPYSNFPEEASSIADIGDTYASLNTEFILSLEPDLVLAAGITPPEQVEQLEQVGITVYWLGNPTDLEGLYRNLETVGLLTGHETEALAAVDALSARAEAVLSKVATVTEKPTVFYEVDGQTDPNAPFTAGAGSFIDLIINLAGGSNVAGEVEGYFPFSIEDLLVADPDVILLGDFAWGATVESVAARAGWGSLSAVTNGQVYPFNDDHMTRPGPRLINALEELAVLLHPDLFE, encoded by the coding sequence GTGAAGAAACGTATCCTCAGCAGCTTGCTGCTTGTAGCCCTGCTTGCCGCCTGCGCGCCGGCTGCTGCCGCAGTCACCGAGGCGCCCGCCGCGGTAGTCGCCGCTACCGAAGCGCCTGCCGTAATCGACACCAGCATTAACCTGGTGGATGACCTCGGCCGCGAAGTGAGCCTGGCGGCCCCGGCGGCACGCATCGTCTCGCTGGCGCCCTCCAACACCGAATTGCTGTTCGCAGTGGGCGCCGGTGAGCAGGTGGTGGGCCGTGACCCGTATTCCAACTTCCCTGAAGAAGCCAGCAGCATCGCTGACATTGGCGACACCTACGCCAGCCTGAACACGGAATTCATCCTCAGCCTGGAGCCCGACCTGGTGCTGGCGGCGGGCATTACGCCGCCCGAACAGGTAGAGCAGCTTGAGCAGGTCGGCATCACCGTCTACTGGCTCGGTAACCCGACGGACCTGGAAGGCTTGTACCGTAACCTGGAAACTGTCGGCCTGCTCACCGGCCACGAGACTGAGGCGCTTGCCGCGGTGGACGCACTGAGTGCGCGTGCCGAAGCCGTGCTCAGCAAAGTAGCCACCGTCACCGAGAAACCCACGGTCTTCTATGAAGTCGATGGCCAAACCGATCCCAACGCGCCGTTCACGGCGGGCGCCGGTAGCTTCATTGACTTGATCATCAACCTGGCGGGCGGTAGCAACGTCGCCGGCGAGGTGGAAGGCTACTTCCCCTTCAGCATCGAGGATCTATTGGTCGCTGACCCGGATGTAATCCTGCTGGGCGATTTTGCCTGGGGCGCCACCGTCGAATCCGTGGCGGCGCGTGCCGGTTGGGGCAGCCTGTCTGCCGTCACCAACGGGCAGGTCTATCCCTTCAATGATGACCACATGACCCGCCCCGGCCCGCGTTTGATCAACGCCCTGGAAGAGCTGGCCGTTCTGCTGCACCCCGATCTGTTTGAGTAA
- the lhgO gene encoding L-2-hydroxyglutarate oxidase: protein MQTKVYDFAVIGGGLIGLATARALLQKYPGSSLAVLEKEPEVAAHQSGRNSGVLHSGIYYKQGSLKAQLTAAGRTAMLAFCDEHKITYQMTGKLIVATSEEELPRLQPLYARGTENGLALEIVGPERIAEIEPHVTALQAIWVPQAGIVDYKQVARTLAAELAKAGADVRLGAKLQRFERKNGVLHLKTSNGEVQTRIAVNCGGLYSDRLARQTGVDPGLRIVPFRGEYFRLRPEAQHLVRGMVYPLADPRFPFLGVHLTRMTDGEVLVGPNAVFSLRREGYFSRDFDLGETLESLSYSGFWRLVLPNLRAGLGELVRSGSVRVFARDVQKMMPAIQAGDLLPARAGVRAQAVDKDGKLVEDFRFAYGDGWLHVLNAPSPGATASLAIGQHVAAQAAELMRA, encoded by the coding sequence ATGCAAACCAAAGTGTATGACTTTGCAGTCATTGGCGGCGGCCTGATCGGCCTGGCTACGGCGCGTGCCCTGCTGCAAAAATACCCCGGCAGCTCATTGGCTGTGTTGGAGAAGGAGCCTGAGGTAGCCGCGCACCAATCGGGCCGCAATAGCGGCGTGCTGCACTCCGGCATCTACTACAAGCAGGGCAGCCTTAAGGCACAGCTCACCGCCGCCGGGCGCACCGCGATGCTGGCCTTCTGTGATGAGCACAAGATCACGTATCAGATGACCGGCAAGCTCATCGTCGCCACTAGCGAGGAGGAACTGCCGCGCTTGCAGCCCCTGTATGCGCGCGGCACCGAGAACGGCCTGGCGTTGGAGATTGTGGGGCCGGAGCGCATTGCTGAGATTGAGCCGCATGTCACCGCCCTGCAAGCCATCTGGGTGCCGCAAGCAGGCATTGTAGATTACAAGCAGGTGGCGCGCACGTTGGCGGCAGAACTGGCCAAGGCGGGCGCAGATGTGCGCTTGGGCGCCAAATTACAGCGCTTCGAGCGCAAAAATGGCGTATTGCACCTAAAAACCAGCAATGGTGAGGTGCAAACGCGTATTGCTGTAAACTGCGGCGGTTTGTATAGTGACCGGCTGGCGCGCCAAACCGGCGTTGACCCCGGCTTGCGTATCGTGCCGTTCCGTGGCGAATACTTCCGCCTGCGCCCTGAGGCACAGCATCTGGTGCGCGGCATGGTCTACCCCTTGGCGGACCCGCGCTTTCCCTTCCTTGGCGTGCACTTGACGCGTATGACCGATGGCGAAGTGCTGGTAGGCCCCAATGCAGTCTTTAGTTTGCGGCGCGAAGGCTATTTCAGCCGTGATTTTGATCTGGGCGAGACGCTAGAGTCGCTGAGTTACAGCGGCTTCTGGCGGCTGGTGCTGCCCAACCTGCGTGCCGGCCTGGGTGAGCTGGTGCGCTCGGGCAGCGTGCGCGTGTTTGCGCGTGATGTGCAGAAGATGATGCCCGCCATCCAGGCGGGCGATCTGCTGCCGGCGCGGGCGGGGGTGCGCGCCCAGGCCGTGGATAAGGATGGCAAGCTGGTGGAAGACTTCCGCTTTGCCTACGGTGATGGTTGGCTGCATGTACTCAATGCGCCCTCGCCTGGGGCTACGGCCAGCTTGGCCATCGGCCAGCATGTGGCTGCCCAGGCGGCGGAGTTGATGCGCGCATGA
- a CDS encoding Ldh family oxidoreductase, giving the protein MSSAEPTQIRVPAGALRQFAQEAFLAVGVDAKVAEETARALWLTSLRGVDSHGMRLLPHYVAALEGGRLNPTPNFVFEQTAASTGRLDADHSLGHAAGMQAMHHAIQLAQEAGVGFVSVYNSSHCGAMAIYALEACAHDMLGMAYTHATARMRTPNGRRAFLGTNPLCFAAPMANEEPFCFDSAPTPFSFNKVKQYRQQGLQLPPNVAADKDGHMTQDPNAAEQLLPIGDYKGFGLSLMVDILCGLLTGMPVGGEVSNMFGDPLSKKRYLGHFFGAIRIDAFEDVATFKTRMQKLADDLRNEPALDPSVPMQVAGDPEKRTQQDYAANGIPLFVSDVDALNALGLRLGIGALQ; this is encoded by the coding sequence ATGAGTAGCGCCGAACCGACCCAGATCCGTGTGCCCGCCGGCGCGCTGCGCCAGTTTGCCCAAGAAGCCTTCCTCGCCGTAGGGGTGGATGCCAAGGTGGCCGAGGAAACCGCGCGTGCCTTGTGGCTCACCAGCTTGCGCGGCGTAGACAGCCACGGCATGCGCTTGCTGCCGCATTACGTGGCCGCGCTCGAAGGCGGGCGCCTGAACCCCACGCCCAATTTTGTGTTTGAGCAAACCGCCGCCTCTACCGGCCGCCTGGACGCTGACCACAGCCTGGGCCATGCCGCCGGCATGCAAGCCATGCACCATGCCATCCAGTTGGCGCAGGAAGCTGGGGTGGGCTTCGTTTCCGTATACAACTCCAGCCATTGTGGGGCTATGGCTATCTATGCGTTGGAGGCGTGCGCCCACGATATGCTGGGCATGGCCTACACGCACGCCACGGCGCGCATGCGCACGCCTAATGGGCGCCGCGCCTTCTTGGGTACCAACCCGCTGTGCTTCGCCGCGCCGATGGCCAACGAAGAGCCCTTTTGTTTTGACAGCGCGCCTACGCCGTTTAGCTTCAACAAGGTGAAACAGTATCGCCAGCAAGGCTTGCAGCTGCCGCCGAATGTGGCTGCGGACAAAGATGGGCACATGACGCAAGATCCCAATGCAGCGGAGCAGCTCCTGCCCATCGGCGACTATAAGGGCTTTGGCCTCTCGCTGATGGTGGATATTCTCTGTGGTCTGCTCACGGGCATGCCGGTTGGCGGCGAAGTGAGCAACATGTTTGGCGACCCTCTATCAAAGAAGCGCTACCTAGGCCATTTCTTTGGCGCTATTCGCATCGACGCCTTTGAGGATGTGGCCACCTTCAAAACGCGGATGCAAAAGCTGGCGGATGATCTGCGCAATGAACCTGCCCTGGACCCTAGCGTGCCCATGCAAGTGGCCGGTGACCCTGAGAAGCGCACCCAGCAAGACTATGCTGCTAACGGTATCCCCTTGTTCGTAAGTGACGTAGATGCGCTCAATGCGCTCGGCCTGCGCCTCGGGATTGGAGCTTTGCAATGA
- a CDS encoding response regulator — translation MAKHILIVEEQAQTANALLEGLSSLGPAVHAEQVSSAAAALQVLAQRAPDLLIADLLLPGISGLELMARFRQQQPAVGVILLSQAHDEALRSQAARSGANGFFFKPFELADVLDAVERHLGLVKTSLPAELAVIAEAAADADTAHLLAELRQTLQAYCVALLSARGQVLARAGVLPNPQLEAELLPYLLNARRAAQHMARVLGSAAPDDLLTIRGAQEHLHLANLADGRGLCILTRPLSAARTAALAQALQRSARQLAGASPLPTPAGPAHTETDPELEQLLTQADTRPTPVAAERFWQPTELNARPLAGALSYAQAAQIGLTPQQ, via the coding sequence GTGGCCAAACACATTCTCATCGTTGAAGAGCAGGCGCAAACCGCCAACGCACTGCTGGAAGGGCTGAGCAGCCTGGGCCCGGCGGTACACGCCGAGCAGGTCAGCTCAGCCGCGGCGGCTTTGCAGGTCCTGGCGCAGCGTGCCCCCGACTTGTTGATCGCCGATCTGTTGCTGCCCGGCATCTCTGGCCTGGAGCTGATGGCGCGCTTTCGCCAGCAGCAGCCCGCGGTGGGCGTGATCCTGCTGAGCCAGGCGCATGACGAAGCGTTGCGCAGCCAGGCTGCGCGCAGCGGTGCCAATGGCTTTTTCTTCAAGCCCTTTGAGCTGGCCGATGTCCTGGATGCGGTCGAGCGACACCTGGGCCTGGTGAAAACCAGCCTGCCGGCTGAGCTGGCCGTGATCGCCGAGGCCGCCGCAGACGCCGATACCGCTCACCTGCTCGCCGAGCTACGTCAGACGCTACAAGCCTATTGCGTTGCCTTGCTTTCGGCGCGCGGCCAGGTGTTGGCGCGCGCCGGGGTGCTGCCCAACCCGCAACTCGAAGCCGAGTTGTTGCCATATCTGCTGAACGCCCGGCGCGCCGCCCAGCACATGGCCCGCGTACTGGGAAGCGCCGCGCCAGATGATCTGCTCACCATCCGGGGCGCGCAGGAGCACCTGCACCTGGCCAACCTGGCGGATGGACGCGGCCTGTGCATCCTCACCCGTCCACTCAGCGCGGCCCGCACAGCCGCGCTGGCGCAAGCGCTGCAACGCAGCGCGCGGCAACTGGCCGGCGCCAGCCCACTGCCCACCCCCGCCGGCCCGGCGCACACGGAAACTGACCCCGAACTGGAGCAATTATTGACGCAGGCGGACACCCGCCCGACCCCGGTGGCCGCCGAACGCTTTTGGCAGCCCACCGAACTCAACGCGCGCCCGTTGGCCGGTGCGCTCAGCTATGCCCAGGCGGCCCAGATCGGCCTGACGCCACAGCAATAG
- a CDS encoding winged helix-turn-helix transcriptional regulator, protein MKQREYRLLEAIAEDETITQAGLANSLGMAIGSVNWYIKRLISRGYIKATRMDRTRLRYNLTGEGMRAFQRNATQYVKDSLKVYHGLRQQAKQLIAEMQANGIEHVYLDGSDPELDIFRLSCLETGHPALDEQPEKYILRMRNGAYSLERMRPAGNGSRKIA, encoded by the coding sequence ATGAAACAGCGCGAATACCGCCTACTTGAAGCGATTGCCGAAGACGAAACGATTACCCAAGCCGGGCTGGCCAACAGCCTGGGCATGGCGATCGGCAGTGTTAACTGGTACATCAAACGGCTGATCAGCCGCGGCTACATCAAGGCCACACGCATGGACCGTACCCGGCTGCGCTACAACCTCACCGGGGAAGGTATGCGCGCCTTCCAACGCAATGCCACTCAATACGTCAAAGATTCGCTCAAGGTCTATCACGGGCTGCGCCAGCAGGCCAAGCAGCTGATCGCTGAGATGCAGGCCAACGGAATTGAGCACGTCTACCTGGATGGTAGCGACCCAGAGTTGGATATCTTCCGCTTGAGTTGCCTCGAGACCGGCCACCCCGCGCTGGATGAGCAGCCTGAGAAATACATTCTGCGCATGCGCAACGGCGCCTATTCGCTGGAACGCATGCGCCCTGCTGGAAATGGAAGCCGAAAAATAGCATGA